From a single Hevea brasiliensis isolate MT/VB/25A 57/8 unplaced genomic scaffold, ASM3005281v1 Scaf1, whole genome shotgun sequence genomic region:
- the LOC110638587 gene encoding N-alpha-acetyltransferase MAK3 → MEKSNEVEQQREKKAEFNALEIEYVSYGGEHHLPLIMSLVDQELSEPYSIFTYRYFVYLWPQLSFLAFHKGKCVGTVVCKMGEHRNTTLRGYIAMLVVIKPYRGRGIATELVTRSIKVMMESGCEEVTLEAEVTNKGALALYGRLGFIRAKRLFRYYLNGVDAFRLKLQFPQPELHPSLPMAACIEDSDGHDDHLLVEECSEPHSGL, encoded by the exons ATGGAGAAAAGCAACGAAGTAGAACAACAAAGAGAAAAAAAGGCAGAATTCAACGCATTGGAGATAGAATATGTAAGCTACGGCGGCGAACACCACTTACCATTAATTATGAGCCTCGTAGACCAAGAACTCAGCGAGCCCTATTCTATCTTCACTTACCGTTACTTCGTCTATCTATGGCCTCAGCTCTCTTTCCTG GCGTTTCACAAAGGTAAATGCGTTGGGACTGTGGTTTGCAAGATGGGGGAGCATCGGAATACAACGTTGAGGGGCTACATTGCTATGTTAGTTGTCATCAAACCTTATCGTGGAAGAGGCATTG CCACCGAACTTGTCACCAGATCTATTAAAGTAATGATGGAATCAGGATGTGAAGAG GTGACATTAGAAGCTGAAGTCACAAACAAAGGGGCACTTGCTTTATATGGCCGTCTTGGGTTTATTAGAGCAAAACGGCTATTCCGGTACTATCTGAATGGAGTTGATGCATTTCGGCTGAAGCTACAATTCCCCCAACCAGAGTTACACCCCTCTCTGCCTATGGCAGCCTGCATAGAAGATAGCGATGGGCATGATGATCATCTTCTGGTGGAAGAGTGTTCTGAACCTCATAGTGGCTTGTAA